A stretch of Prionailurus bengalensis isolate Pbe53 chromosome E4, Fcat_Pben_1.1_paternal_pri, whole genome shotgun sequence DNA encodes these proteins:
- the CE4H1orf115 gene encoding uncharacterized protein C1orf115 homolog, protein MTVGARLRSKAARGLPRRGPRGRARTEGDEEAAALLEQPERGDEAASCANAGRPGARGARKVHLAVLPERYEPLEEPAPGEKPKRRYRQKLKKYGKNVGKVISKGCRYVVIGLQGFAAAYSAPFGVATSVVSFVR, encoded by the exons ATGACGGTGGGAGCCAGGCTCCGAAGCAAGGCGGCGAGAGGCCTCCCGCGCCGCGGGCCCCGGGGGCGAGCGCGGACGGAGGGGGACGAGGAGGCGGCCGCCCTCCTGGAGCAGCCGGAGCGCGGGGACGAGGCGGCGAGCTGCGCGAACGCGGGGCGCCCGGGCGCCCGGGGCGCCCGCAAGGTGCACCTGGCCGTCCTCCCCGAGCGCTACGAGCCGCTGGAGGAGCCGGCGCCGGGAGAGAAGCCCAAGAGGAGGTACCGGCAGAAGCTGAAGAAGTACGGCAAG aatgttgGGAAGGTCATCTCCAAAGGGTGCCGCTACGTTGTCATCGGCCTGCAGGGCTTCGCCGCGGCCTACTCCGCCCCATTCGGGGTAGCCACCAGCGTGGTCTCGTTCGTCCGCTAG